One segment of Triticum aestivum cultivar Chinese Spring chromosome 2A, IWGSC CS RefSeq v2.1, whole genome shotgun sequence DNA contains the following:
- the LOC123187275 gene encoding acyl-[acyl-carrier-protein] desaturase 7, chloroplastic-like: MAASWLLKHPCPPARPWTRTRNATGLRLQQVTTITYRRTTCTGRSAAVAVKHEEEGADEEWLAYLDPAKLEVFDQLEPWAEANVVPLLKPAEVAWQPTDLLPDPASLGADGFHAACRDLRARAAGLPDAHLVCLVGNMVTEEALPSYQSMANRFQAVHDLTGSSGTAWARWTRGWSAEENRHGDVLNRYLYLSGRVDMRQVERTIHNLIRSGMVLNAARSPYHGFIYVAFQERATFISHGNTARRAKEHGDVALARICGAIAADEKRHELAYTRIVAKLFEIDPDGAVRALAYMMRRRIVMPASLMTDGRDDDLFAHYGAVAHQVGIYTASDYRGILEHLIKQWGVEELVAAGLSDEGRRARDYVCALPQNIRRLEEKAHERSRHKAHPMTSIPFSWIFDRPVSITVA; this comes from the exons ATGGCGGCCTCATGGCTCCTCAAACATCCTTGTCCACCAGCAAGGCCATGGACAAGAACAAGGAATGCTACGGGTCTCCGTCTCCAGCAGGTGACCACCATCACTTACCG GCGAACCACGTGCACTGGCCGGAGCGCCGCCGTTGCGGTTAAGCACGAGGAGGAGGGCGCCGACGAAGAGTGGCTGGCGTACCTGGACCCGGCGAAGCTAGAGGTATTCGACCAGCTAGAGCCCTGGGCCGAGGCGAACGTGGTGCCGCTCCTGAAGCCTGCAGAGGTGGCGTGGCAGCCGACGGACTTGCTGCCGGACCCGGCGTCGCTGGGCGCCGATGGCTTCCACGCTGCGTGCCGCGACCTCCGGGCGCGCGCGGCCGGCCTGCCAGACGCGCACTTGGTGTGCCTCGTGGGCAACATGGTGACGGAGGAGGCCCTCCCGAGTTACCAGAGCATGGCGAACCGCTTCCAGGCCGTCCACGACCTCACCGGCTCCAGCGGCACCGCCTGGGCGCGCTGGACCCGCGGCTGGTCCGCCGAGGAGAACCGCCACGGCGACGTGCTCAACAGGTACCTCTACCTCTCCGGCCGTGTCGACATGCGGCAGGTCGAGAGGACCATCCACAACCTCATCCGGTCCGGCATGGTCCTCAACGCCGCGCGGAGCCCCTACCACGGCTTCATCTACGTCGCCTTCCAGGAGCGCGCCACCTTCATCTCCCACGGCAACACCGCGCGGCGCGCCAAGGAGCACGGTGACGTGGCGCTCGCCCGCATATGCGGCGCCATCGCCGCCGACGAGAAGCGGCACGAGCTGGCCTACACGCGCATCGTGGCAAAGCTGTTCGAGATCGACCCTGACGGCGCGGTTCGCGCGCTGGCCTACATGATGCGCCGTCGGATCGTCATGCCGGCGTCCCTCATGACCGACGGCCGCGACGATGACCTCTTCGCGCACTACGGAGCTGTGGCGCACCAGGTCGGTATTTACACAGCCTCCGACTACCGTGGCATTCTGGAGCACCTGATAAAGCAGTGGGGAGTGGAGGAGCTGGTGGCCGCCGGACTCTCGGACGAGGGGAGGCGAGCGCGGGACTACGTGTGCGCGCTCCCACAAAACATCCGAAGGTTGGAGGAGAAGGCCCACGAACGTAGCCGCCACAAGGCCCATCCCATGACATCCATCCCATTTAGCTGGATCTTTGATAGGCCCGTCAGCATCACCGTGGCCTAA
- the LOC123187277 gene encoding transketolase, chloroplastic: protein MATPTPTPTSPASIPSSVGRGGFLLARARVAPGAGGRWAVRAQPAAAELVERSVNTIRFLAVDAVEKAKSGHPGLPMGCAPLGHVLFDEFLRFNPANHAWFDRDRFVLSAGHGCMLHYALLHLAGYQGVTIDDLKAFRQWGSRTPGHPENFETDGVEVTTGPLGQGFANAVGLALAEKHLAARFNKPDLTVVDHYT from the exons ATGGCGACGCCGACTCCCACTCCCACCTCGCCCGCTTCCATCCCGTCGTCCGTCGGTCGTGGCGGCTTCCTCCTCGCTCGCGCCCGGGTCGCCCCTGGCGCTGGCGGCCGATGGGCGGTCCGCGCCCAgccggcggcggccgagctggtGGAGCGGTCGGTGAACACCATCCGGTTCCTGGCCGTGGACGCCGTGGAGAAGGCCAAGTCCGGCCACCCGGGGCTCCCCATGGGGTGCGCACCGCTGGGCCACGTCCTCTTCGACGAGTTCCTCCGCTTCAACCCCGCCAACCACGCCTGGTTCGACCGCGACCGCTTCGTGCTCTCCGCCGGCCACGGCTGCATGCTCCACTACGCGCTGCTCCACCTCGCCGGATACCAAGGCGTCACG ATAGATGATCTTAAAGCTTTCCGGCAGTGGGGAAGCAGAACTCCTGGCCATCCAGAAAACTTTGAGACAGATGGTGTTGAAGTCACAACTG GTCCTCTGGGGCAGGGCTTTGCAAACGCAGTTGGACTAGCACTTGCTGAGAAACACCTGGCTGCTCGCTTCAACAAGCCCGATTTAACTGTCGTGGACCATTACACGTAA
- the LOC123187276 gene encoding F-box/LRR-repeat protein At2g42720-like, whose translation MPPHRRRHVDRLSALPDEVLERILSHLPSNEATRTTSLSRRWRRVSDGVPVVDLVDRKTDRRWRGISLPVCFDSKVTGAIFSKGPTTPIRVLRLHARQPPDDLLDGWIATAASSGAEEIDLALQYRHYSRRRLCPFGSCFGKADFGEDVRGSYTKTTRQLFRCATLRRLRLANWTLDLPWGVVVAASLQTLCLKRIMARAAVLQQLVSSCPHLAELTLEECPTATTITVSSDRLRSFAMVCCHNARRVVLRTQCQRSLRYKGGLPSDTILDVPNYGEVVALTIDICEDLTSKAPMEIAPVLSSSAGARS comes from the coding sequence ATGCCCCCGCACCGGCGCCGGCACGTAGACCGCCTGAGCGCTCTGCCGGACGAGGTGCTGGAGCGGATCCTCTCCCACCTCCCTTCCAACGAGGCCACGCGCACCACCTCGCTGTCCCGCCGGTGGCGCCGCGTCTCCGACGGCGTGCCGGTCGTGGACCTCGTCGACCGCAAGACGGACCGCCGGTGGCGGGGAATCAGCCTCCCCGTGTGCTTCGACAGCAAGGTGACGGGCGCCATCTTCTCCAAGGGCCCCACCACGCCGATCCGTGTCCTCCGGCTGCACGCGCGCCAGCCGCCGGACGACCTGCTCGACGGCTGgatcgccaccgccgcctcctccggcgccgaGGAGATCGACCTCGCGCTGCAGTACCGGCACTACTCCCGCCGCAGGCTCTGCCCCTTCGGCAGCTGCTTCGGGAAGGCCGACTTCGGGGAAGACGTCAGGGGCAGCTACACCAAGACGACGCGCCAGCTCTTCCGGTGCGCCACGCTGCGCCGCCTGCGCCTGGCCAACTGGACGCTCGACCTGCCCTGGGGCGTCGTCGTCGCCGCGTCGCTCCAGACGCTCTGCCTAAAGCGGATCATGGCGCGTGCCGCGGTGCTGCAGCAGCTGGTCTCGAGCTGCCCGCACCTCGCCGAACTGACGCTCGAGGAGTGCCCGACCGCCACCACCATCACCGTGTCCAGCGACCGCCTCCGGAGCTTCGCCATGGTCTGCTGCCACAACGCCCGGCGGGTCGTGCTGCGAACACAGTGCCAGCGGTCCCTACGCTACAAGGGCGGCCTCCCTTCGGACACCATCCTAGACGTCCCCAACTACGGCGAGGTGGTGGCGCTGACCATCGATATCTGTGAGGACCTCACAAGCAAAGCACCAATGGAAATCGCTCCAGTCTTGAGCTCATCAGCCGGTGCAAGAAGCTGA